In the Leishmania donovani BPK282A1 complete genome, chromosome 31 genome, one interval contains:
- a CDS encoding calpain-like cysteine peptidase, putative has translation MPAATAEPQPFEFPPGYVMPLPTRPSKMDEDTLHPVRVPTPLPDLLPRSMKDIQKMRNLQSDGDTAKKYVPPRRDLPPPYVNDDECDEFEDKTIDTTILNMSEKDRTKRMGHTYQLNGPSVEGDVTPVFENGLLFKVVTPDGSWYYYNDTDKYEMHVKFTFGAKSDLQPGEKVDMYVMSTSELSASLVVFPGETTKLVAGKINGFKCSAKAVPLNDDKRDILYGEVNDRIADDLMVMAQAIGVREDDLTEEKVLAYCEENEKPYIDCDFRPCDYSLYRADVDTYLPRFIPWHRPSTWIPEEQLKEVRLFRRDILPSQVTHGSIGDTYLVSAIAALTDASGDRLHDLFRHPVSAANGKIERALGAYWVTINFNGWWLPVLLDDFLPATRDGPEFARCAVDIRRMWVALLEKTYAKVHGSYANIASGDPLEPLSEFTGFPVTRYESFWEDAQGGDDMLFQEMLSYNRMGHLQVLCTPSDGGEAFGNANVVSANPELEATYEKMGLLLHHGYAVLQTEYFEDLDLRLLRVRNPWGNGSEWTGAWSKDDKRWSKYPSVRNACYRHGGSPTDADRTFWVEWSDALKIFSGGGCCHLRTPWFDYRARGEFAQGIPTVSFEVNVSAPTEAYITLSQEDERDDPSLEYHALLLSVFRHSGKKEKLDATSNSLVEKPDRQLKFNFSRDVAMKYTFLPEHSPYFVIPRIHDPSVTKPYVMGLLCDTYVGNGIKVEFKRVDRNCRVFANMPSFVQVGMMEDTAAEYQIRTPRQPIECIGEEIVDERLREFGILEE, from the coding sequence ATGCCTGCTGCAACGGCCGAGCCGCAGCCGTTTGAGTTCCCACCGGGCTACGTGATGCCGCTGCCCACGCGTCCGAGCAAGATGGACGAGGACACGCTGCAccccgtgcgcgtgccgacaccgctgccggacctgctgccgcgcagcatgAAGGACATCCAGAAGATGCGTAACCTGCAGTCCGACGGAGACACAGCCAAGAAGTACGTGCCACCGCGCCGCgacctgccgccgccgtacgTGAACGACGACGAGTGCGACGAGTTCGAGGACAAGACGATCGACACGACCATCCTGAACATGTCGGAGAAGGACCGCACGAAGCGCATGGGCCATACCTACCAGTTAAACGGCCCCTCCGTTGAGGGCGACGTCACGCCGGTCTTCGAGAACGGCCTGCTCTTCAAGGTCGTGACGCCAGATGGCTCTTGGTACTACTACAACGACACGGACAAGTACGAGATGCATGTGAAGTTCACCTTCGGCGCCAAGTCAGACCTGCAGCCCGGCGAAAAGGTCGACATGTACGTTATGAGCACAAGCGAGCTGTCCGCCtccctcgtcgtcttccctGGGGAGACGACGAAGCTGGTAGCCGGCAAGATCAACGGTTTCAAGTGCAGCGCCAAGGCCGTGCCACTGAACGACGACAAGCGCGACATCCTCTACGGCGAAGTCAACgaccgcatcgccgacgaCCTGATGGTCATGGCGCAGGCCATCGGTGTGCGTGAGGACGACCTGACagaggagaaggtgctggCGTACTGCGAGGAGAACGAGAAGCCGTACATCGACTGCGACTTCCGTCCGTGCGACTACTCGCTCTACCGCGCTGACGTGGACACGTACCTGCCGCGCTTCATCCCGTGGCACCGCCCCTCCACCTGGATCCCGGAGGAGCAGCTCAAGGAGGTGCGCCTCTTCCGCCGCGACATCCTGCCGTCGCAAGTGACACACGGCTCCATCGGCGACACCTACCTCGTctccgccatcgccgccctgaccgacgccagcggcgacCGGCTGCACGACCTCTTCCGCCACCCGGTGAGCGCCGCCAACGGCAAGATCGAGCGTGCCCTCGGTGCCTACTGGGTCACGATAAACTTCAACGGCTGGtggctgccggtgctgctggacgacTTCCTGCCTGCGACGCGTGACGGCCCCGAGTTCGCGCGGTGCGCAGTGGACATCCGGCGCATgtgggtggcgctgctggagaagacCTACGCGAAAGTGCACGGCTCCTACGCGAACATCGCGAGCGGCGACCCGCTGGAGCCGCTGTCGGAGTTCACCGGCTTCCCAGTGACGCGCTACGAGAGCTTCTGGGAGGACGCGcagggcggcgacgacatgCTGTTTCAGGAGATGCTGTCTTACAACAGGATGGGTCACTTGCAGGTGCTCTGCACCCCGTCCGACGGTGGCGAGGCATTCGGCAACGCGAACGTCGTCAGCGCCAACCCGGAGCTGGAGGCAACGTACGAGAAGATGggcctcctcctgcaccaTGGCTACGCAGTTCTGCAGACGGAGTACTTCGAGGACCTGGACCTCCGTCTGCTGCGCGTCCGCAACCCGTGGGGCAACGGCTCTGAGTGGACCGGCGCGTGGAGCAAGGACGACAAGCGCTGGAGCAAGTACCCATCCGTGCGCAACGCGTGCTACCGGCACGGCGGAAGCCCGACGGATGCCGACCGCACGTTCTGGGTAGAGTGGAGCGACGCGCTGAAGATCTTCTccggcggtggctgctgccacctGCGCACTCCGTGGTTCGACTACCGTGCCCGTGGCGAGTTTGCTCAGGGCATCCCGACCGTCTCTTTCGAGGTCAACGTGTCCGCGCCGACGGAGGCCTACATCACTCTCTCGCAGGAGGACGAGCGCGACGACCCGTCGCTGGAGTACCATGCACTCCTGCTGAGCGTGTTCCGGCACAGCGGCAAGAAGGAGAAGCTGGACGCGACCAGCAACTCGCTTGTGGAGAAGCCGGACCGCCAGCTCAAGTTCAACTTCTCGCGCGACGTGGCGATGAAGTACACCTTTTTGCCAGAGCACAGCCCGTACTTTGTCATCCCCCGCATCCACGACCCCAGCGTGACGAAGCCGTACGTGATGGGCCTCCTGTGCGACACGTACGTTGGCAACGGCATCAAGGTGGAGTTCAAGCGGGTGGACCGCAACTGCCGCGTCTTTGCTAACATGCCGTCCTTTGTGCAGGTAGGAATGATGGAGGACACAGCTGCTGAGTACCAGATCCGCACTCCACGGCAGCCGATTGAGTGCATCGGGGAGGAGATCGTCGacgagcgcctgcgcgagTTTGGCATCCTGGAGGAGTAG